The sequence GGAAAATTCCGGGCTTGTCCAGACCGACGTCGCATTTCAATATCCGGCGAGCGACGTCTCCGGAACCGAATCGAGCTACAAGGCGTTCCGGATCACCGGCGCTTCGGCATTTCAGCAGCCGACGGGCATCGACACGGCGCTCCACCGGGCGACATTGACCGCGGTCACCGAATTCTCCGACTGGACGCTCGGAGAGCAAGTGATCACCGCCGCCAACGTGACCATCGAAGGCACGGTCACGGTCGGCCGCAACCCGGTTTCCGGCGCGCTTTTGTCGCTCACCGATGAATCCGGCAACATCCGTTACGCACGGACGAGTCAATTCGGAAACTATCGATTCCCGGACGTTCCCGCCGGTGGTACGTACATCGTGTCGGTCGCTCATCGGCGCTTTCAATTCGCTCTCCCATCCCGCGCCGTTTTCGCCGCCGCCGATTTGACGGGCATCGATTTCGAAGCACTTTCCGGCGGTTGAAGAGCTTGACACATCGACCCCGCCGGCCCTGAGACACACAGGCGAATCAGTCTCGGAAAAGGGGTAAACGCAGGGAAAGCGAAATTGCTGAGTGGCAATGCGAATCTAGAAATCCGTAACGGCGAATTGGACCTTTGAGCCTACGACGAGGATAAGCGAGGTTTGCCTGAAATCTTAAGGTAGCATCGCTCGCTTTTTTTCGTCGTAACGACGTAAGCAACCCGAAGTGAACAAAACAAGGTACGGCAAAATTACCAATCAATTTGGAGTTTCTCGCGGGACTCGGTCGAATTGCCGCCTAAGTTACGCAAACCGCTTCGATTTATTGAACGACGCGTCGAGCGTGGCGGACACGGGCATTGCCGGCCCGAGCAATCAGTTGCGAGGGTCAGAGGACGTCAATTGCCCTGATTCCGAGATGAACGGAATTTGGCAGCATTAACAAAATAAGGGCTTTGGAACTCATTCCTGATGACCAGCAATCCGTCCGTTATCCGAGGACGTTACAAAATAATCCGAGAAGTTTCGCGTGGCGGAATGGGCGCGGTGTATCTGGCCGACGATCTCTTAAAAGGTTGTCCGGTCGCAATCAAGAAGAGTTTCCTTTCGGGCCAGGCCCAAGCGCAAAAAGGCTTTGAAATCGAAGCGAAATTGCTCGCGAGGTTGGATAATCCCGGCCTGCCGAAGGTTCTCGATTACTTCATTACTGAGAAAAACGTTCAGACGCTTGTAATGGATTTCATCGTTGGCGACACGCTCGAGGATATTCTCGAATCCGGAAAGTATCGGGTCGGTTGTGGACTGGCCTATGAAAGGGTTCTTGATTGGACGATTCAGATCTTGGACATATTGCGGTATCTCCACAATTTCGAACCGCCGGTCGTCCACCGCGATATCAAACCGAACAATATCAAGCTTACGAAGGAAGGGAAGATAGTTTTGCTGGATTTCGGGTTGGCGAAAAGTTCGTCGGTCACGGTTATGGGGGGCATGTCGGGGTATTCGCCGATCGAACAGGTTCAACGAACCGGGACCGATCAGCGGAGCGATATATATTCGCTTGGAACGTCATTGTTTCATTTGTTAACGGACCGTCATCCTTATACGGCGCTGGAGCGGTTCCGGAAGGTATATGAACAAAGTTCAAATGCTGAAGACAGTATTTCGAATCGGAGGTCCTTGGATCCGCAAGTTAAGGTTGAGGATCTCAATCCGCACGTTCCCGTAGCTTTCTCTGAAATCGTCGCGACTGCAATGGCCTTGGAACCCAAGGACCGATTTCAGTCGTCGAATGAAATGAAGAATGCGATCTTCGAGGCGCGGCTTAGTCAAAAGCAAACGAAAGAAGAATTTGTCGATAAGAGCAATTCGTCCGAAATGAAAGTTGATTCCGGTGAAGATTGGATTCGTGCGAAACCTCTGATCGATGACGACGAAGGAAGTCTTGGGGATTGGCGCCAACCTTATCAACAAGCCGAGGCCGACGCGACCCCGCTAATCAATGATTCGTTTGTGCCGCAGAAGATCGGCGAAAGTTCTGATGGGGAGCACGACCTATTGGAACAACAATCACGGAGCACGGATGACAGTAAGTTAATGACCACCGTCTCTTCCTATGGTTTCGCGGCGGGAGGCGCTAATCGGCCTCAGGAAACGGTCAATCCCTTCGAGGGATTCGGTTTGTCGGCCAGCAAAGTCTCGGCGATGCGACAGCAAAAGAACCCGAAAGTCCGTAAACGTAGTTTGCTGGCGCTACTAATACTGACGCCGACCATCGCAATCGTCGGAGTCACCGGATTGCTCGCATACAAAATCCTGTCGATGACAAAACTCAACATCGCAAACACGATGATCGAGACATCGGCCGCAGCTCTGACAGGAACGGAATCGAAGTCGGTCGAGGTTTCGATCTACCTTAATGAGAATAACTGGCAGCCTACTCCGCGCAATGAAAATTATCGCTTCGCGGATTACGAAAGATTCAAATTCGGAGTCACGTCTCCCCGCTCGGGCTTCTTGTACATTATCACCTCCGACAGCGACGATCGCGTGTCACTGGCCTATCCCAAACCAAGTCAGTTAGACAACGACATCAAGGCCAGTACTTTGAAGCTATTTCCCCCCGCAAAGTCCTTTCACTTCGATAGGAGCGCTCCCCTGAAGACGACGGCTTATTTTGCGATCGTGGCCTCACGGAAGGAGAAACTGGCGATTCGAATTCAGAACATACTCGGTGGTGGCGAACGCAAAGTGGAATCTGACGATGTCTCCGCCCTGATCTCGGAGCTCGAAGAAATTTCGGTCGATTCAGGCAGCAACCCGAGTGTCAAGATCTTCAAACTTGAGAAGAAAGGAGACGGAAAAGCTCAATGAACAGACCTGATTTCCGAGGTATCATCATTTCGATTTCAGCCGTTTTGCTTTGCAGCCTGTTACTAGCTGCACCAGTCGTGCCGCAGGGTGAAAGGGATCTGACGAAACCTGACACCAAGGCTACACCAGCGACGAGACCGGGAGCAACACCGACGCCCGTCCCCGCGATCAAGCCTTCAGAAACAACCGTCGCGGCGACGAAAAAGATCTGCGCCACGAGGCCCGAAACCGTTGGGGGCACACTCACGCCGGAAGCGTTTTCCGATCGGTTGGTCACATATTTTCAGAGCGAAACCGAAGTGCAGATCGTTTCGCTCGAGAATACCGGCGATATAGAGCAGGCGAGGCGCCGGGCGACTTCGCTTGGCTGCGAATACCTGATTCGGACAATTATCAAAGGCGACCAAAA is a genomic window of Acidobacteriota bacterium containing:
- a CDS encoding protein kinase produces the protein MGAVYLADDLLKGCPVAIKKSFLSGQAQAQKGFEIEAKLLARLDNPGLPKVLDYFITEKNVQTLVMDFIVGDTLEDILESGKYRVGCGLAYERVLDWTIQILDILRYLHNFEPPVVHRDIKPNNIKLTKEGKIVLLDFGLAKSSSVTVMGGMSGYSPIEQVQRTGTDQRSDIYSLGTSLFHLLTDRHPYTALERFRKVYEQSSNAEDSISNRRSLDPQVKVEDLNPHVPVAFSEIVATAMALEPKDRFQSSNEMKNAIFEARLSQKQTKEEFVDKSNSSEMKVDSGEDWIRAKPLIDDDEGSLGDWRQPYQQAEADATPLINDSFVPQKIGESSDGEHDLLEQQSRSTDDSKLMTTVSSYGFAAGGANRPQETVNPFEGFGLSASKVSAMRQQKNPKVRKRSLLALLILTPTIAIVGVTGLLAYKILSMTKLNIANTMIETSAAALTGTESKSVEVSIYLNENNWQPTPRNENYRFADYERFKFGVTSPRSGFLYIITSDSDDRVSLAYPKPSQLDNDIKASTLKLFPPAKSFHFDRSAPLKTTAYFAIVASRKEKLAIRIQNILGGGERKVESDDVSALISELEEISVDSGSNPSVKIFKLEKKGDGKAQ